A genomic segment from bacterium encodes:
- a CDS encoding Rne/Rng family ribonuclease, with the protein MSNELIVNVTPTETRIARLEGGQISELIVERLQDAGLVGNIYKGKIVRVLPGMQAAFAEIGLERTAFLYVTDIAPELAIEEMMAGEEESPPPDRPRFEKRSNRQIPQIQDLVREGQDVVVQIAREPIGTKGARLTSHISLPGRFLVYMPTVNHIGVSRRIPDEGERTRLKNLIEKLRPEVNASGGFIARTMAEGATLKDVKQDMEYLTKLWQDIDAKKNDVKAPALLHRDLSVVHRAVRDLFTPDIDRILIDDKREMEKVKSFIETFLPRAGNFIQYYDGPEPIFDACGIEVEISRALGKKVWLKSGGYIIVEETEALIAIDVNTGKFVGKRNLEDTILKTNLEAVKEIAYQLRLRDLGGIIILDFIDMERPANREKVYQALKDALKSDRSKTTITKITDLGLVEMTRKRTRESLSRLLCETCFYCEGRGYLKSRATVCHEIFRELRRNLSDIHEEMVTIQTHPSVVELLLEEESPGLEEWERKTGKKAVVKAREDYHLEQFEITEGAVGGSPAKPDEAIDKDRRSV; encoded by the coding sequence GTGTCGAATGAGCTCATCGTCAACGTCACGCCCACGGAAACCCGGATCGCCCGCCTCGAAGGCGGCCAGATCTCGGAACTGATCGTCGAGCGCCTCCAAGACGCCGGCCTCGTCGGGAATATCTACAAGGGCAAGATCGTCCGGGTCCTGCCCGGCATGCAGGCGGCCTTCGCCGAAATCGGGCTTGAACGCACGGCCTTCCTGTACGTGACCGACATCGCGCCGGAGCTCGCCATCGAGGAGATGATGGCCGGCGAGGAGGAATCCCCTCCCCCCGACCGCCCCCGCTTCGAAAAACGCTCCAACCGCCAGATCCCTCAAATCCAGGACCTGGTCCGCGAGGGCCAGGACGTGGTGGTCCAGATCGCACGGGAGCCGATCGGCACGAAAGGGGCCAGGCTCACCTCGCACATCAGTCTCCCCGGCCGGTTCCTGGTCTACATGCCGACGGTCAATCACATCGGGGTCTCGCGCCGGATCCCGGACGAGGGCGAACGCACGCGCCTGAAGAACCTGATCGAGAAGCTCCGGCCGGAAGTGAACGCCTCGGGCGGATTCATCGCCCGGACGATGGCGGAAGGCGCGACCCTCAAGGACGTCAAGCAGGACATGGAGTACCTGACCAAGCTCTGGCAGGACATCGACGCCAAGAAAAACGACGTCAAGGCGCCCGCCCTGCTCCATCGGGACCTCTCCGTCGTGCACCGGGCCGTCCGCGACCTTTTTACGCCGGACATCGACCGCATCCTCATCGACGACAAGCGGGAGATGGAGAAGGTCAAGAGCTTCATCGAGACCTTCCTGCCGCGGGCGGGTAACTTCATCCAGTATTACGACGGACCGGAACCCATTTTCGACGCCTGCGGCATCGAGGTGGAGATCAGCCGCGCCCTCGGCAAGAAGGTCTGGCTCAAGTCCGGCGGATACATCATCGTCGAGGAGACCGAGGCCCTGATCGCCATCGACGTCAACACCGGCAAGTTCGTCGGCAAGCGGAACCTCGAGGACACCATCCTCAAGACCAACCTGGAGGCGGTCAAGGAGATCGCCTATCAGCTCCGGCTCCGGGACCTGGGCGGCATCATCATCCTCGACTTCATCGACATGGAGCGTCCCGCCAACCGGGAAAAGGTCTATCAGGCCTTGAAGGACGCCCTGAAATCCGACCGTTCCAAGACCACGATCACGAAGATCACGGACCTGGGACTGGTCGAGATGACCCGGAAGCGCACGCGCGAGAGCCTCTCGCGCCTCCTCTGCGAGACGTGCTTTTACTGCGAGGGCCGGGGCTACCTGAAGAGCCGCGCGACGGTCTGCCACGAGATCTTCCGGGAGCTGCGCCGGAACCTCTCGGACATCCATGAGGAGATGGTGACCATCCAGACCCACCCCTCCGTGGTCGAATTGCTCTTGGAAGAAGAGAGTCCGGGCCTGGAGGAATGGGAACGCAAGACGGGCAAGAAGGCCGTGGTCAAGGCCCGGGAGGACTACCACCTGGAGCAGTTCGAGATCACCGAGGGAGCCGTCGGGGGGAGCCCGGCCAAGCCCGACGAAGCGATTGACAAAGACCGCCGGAGCGTCTAG
- the rplU gene encoding 50S ribosomal protein L21, whose product MHAVIETGGKQYRVKVGDEIEIEKLETKAGDKVNFPVLLIEDGESIKLGKPVLEGAAVAGEILDQTKGPKLIAYTYRKRKSSERKVGHRQPLTLVKITDIKG is encoded by the coding sequence ATGCACGCAGTCATCGAAACGGGCGGAAAGCAGTATCGGGTCAAGGTCGGCGACGAGATCGAGATCGAAAAACTCGAGACCAAGGCCGGCGACAAGGTCAATTTTCCGGTCCTCTTGATCGAGGACGGGGAGTCGATCAAGCTGGGCAAGCCCGTCTTGGAGGGCGCCGCCGTCGCCGGAGAAATCCTGGACCAGACCAAGGGGCCGAAGCTGATCGCCTACACCTACCGCAAGAGGAAATCCTCGGAGCGCAAGGTCGGCCACCGGCAACCGCTGACGCTGGTTAAAATTACTGATATAAAGGGTTAA
- the rpmA gene encoding 50S ribosomal protein L27 produces MATKKGGGSTSNGRDSNGQRRGIKRYAGQAVNAGTILVRQRGTQIHPGQNVGVGRDWTIYAKVDGIVKYEAFGPTKRKVSVYPQ; encoded by the coding sequence GTGGCGACTAAAAAAGGCGGAGGCTCCACCTCCAACGGACGCGATTCCAACGGCCAGCGGCGCGGCATCAAGCGTTACGCGGGCCAGGCCGTGAACGCGGGCACCATCCTGGTCCGCCAGCGCGGAACGCAGATCCACCCGGGCCAGAACGTCGGCGTCGGCCGCGATTGGACCATCTACGCGAAGGTCGACGGGATCGTGAAGTACGAGGCCTTTGGACCGACGAAAAGAAAAGTCAGCGTCTACCCGCAGTAA